Proteins encoded by one window of Lathyrus oleraceus cultivar Zhongwan6 chromosome 1, CAAS_Psat_ZW6_1.0, whole genome shotgun sequence:
- the LOC127118931 gene encoding CRM-domain containing factor CFM9, mitochondrial isoform X2, giving the protein MFSVRNLQRHCSFKPFSSFFQLQPNLFSVVVPLGQGIEQRNIDDDKVSFYCYVKPMNLLNGSLYRTMSTSRGRSMRSKVERRMQKESGKTLREIRRAKKLKKKLMTEEERLVYNLKRAKKKIALLLQKLKKYDLPELPPPRHDPELFTPEQLQAYKKIGFKNKNYVPVGVRGVFGGVVQNMHLHWKFHETVQVCCDNFPKEKIKEMASMLARLSGGIVLNVHNVKTIIMFRGRNYRQPKNLIPINTLTKRKALFKARFEQALESQKLNIKKIEQELRRMGVNPEDPTAMASIQRVASTFFNAIDKKEGSPYVFRGDKPSVIEPNEGLEESDPSADSDQEELDRFIADIEDAADKEYEEEEAKEKEEFGRLRYWNREEYGGRFRRPDDSRNDNFDGEVRGSRARQPIHPKYRTNDSDDEENAHFDNDDEEDDDDDEWHSGSIVDDIDIENNSDGSDEARGRFKESRGRGERKNSVGIGKAQVNGGPSRHSEAKFMRNIAIQGSESEGMLSEVENAMWESDEEENDSVHLKRASSVNYKSSSSDDDEHNDQLKSNKKNGVRDHNNFNAPKSVRGRQEGIDRTKSESTDVFSGSEDWTWKSDGEEDSPTSLNNSNVVKSDIHKKRSPKDADEAWDSD; this is encoded by the exons ATGTTTAGTGTTAGAAATCTTCAGAGACATTGCTCCTTCAAACCCTTTTCTTCATTCTTTCAACTTCAACCAAATCTCTTCAG TGTTGTTGTGCCTTTAGGACAAGGAATAGAGCAAAGAAACATCGATGATGATAAAGTTAGTTTTTATTGTTATGTTAAACCGATGAATCTTTTGAATGGATCGTTATATCGGACAATGTCAACGTCGAGAGGAAGGAGTATGCGAAGCAAGGTAGAaagaagaatgcaaaaagagTCTGGTAAGACATTAAGGGAGATTCGAAGAGCTAAAAAGTTGAAGAAGAAACTTATGACCGAGGAGGAGCGGCTCGTTTACAATCTCAAAAGA GCGAAGAAGAAAATTGCATTGCTGCTACAAAAACTCAAGAAATATGACTTGCCAGAGCTGCCTCCTCCACGGCATGATCCAGAGCTCTTTACTCCCGAACAGCTCCAGGCGTATAAAAAAATTGGATTCAAGAATAAGAATTATGTTCCTGTTGGTGTTCGTGGAGTCTTTGGAGGAGTTGTACAAAATATGCATCTCCATTGGAAGTTTCATGAAACTGTCCAAGTTTGTTGTGACAACTTCCCCAAGGAAAAGATAAAAGAAATGGCTTCAATGCTTGCAAGATTGAGTGGCGGGATTGTGCTTAACGTTCATAATGTGAAAACAATCATTATGTTCCGTGGTAGAAATTATCGGCAACCCAAAAACTTGATACCAATTAATACCCTTACAAAGAGGAAG GCTCTATTCAAGGCTAGATTTGAGCAAGCTCTTGAATCTCAGAAGCTAAATATCAAGAAAATTGAACAAGAGCTCCGACGAATGGGAGTAAATCCTGAGGATCCAACTGCAATGGCCAGCATCCAAAGAGTTGCTTCCACATTCTTCAATGCCATTGACAAGAAAGAAGGAAGCCCTTATGTCTTCCGTGGGGATAAGCCGTCGGTTATAGAACCTAACGAAGGTTTGGAAGAATCGGATCCTTCTGCTGATAGTGATCAGGAGGAGCTGGATCGTTTCATTGCTGATATAGAGGATGCTGCGGATAAAGAATATGAAGAAGAAGAGGCCAAAGAAAAAGAAGAGTTTGGCAGACTTAGATATTGGAATAGAGAAGAGTATGGTGGAAGATTCAGAAGACCAGATGATTCTAGAAATGACAACTTTGATGGGGAGGTTAGAGGTTCAAGGGCTCGACAGCCAATACATCCCAAGTATCGGACAAACGATAGCGACGATGAAGAAAATGCTCATTTTGACAATGATGACGAggaggatgatgatgatgatgagtggCATTCCGGTAGTATTGTAGATGATATTGATATTGAAAACAATTCTGATGGATCCGATGAAGCTAGAGGCAGGTTCAAGGAAAGTAGGGGGAGAGGAGAAAGGAAAAATAGTGTCGGTATTGGCAAGGCTCAAGTTAATGGCGGTCCGAGCAGACACAGCGAAGCTAAATTTATGAGGAATATAGCCATACAAGGTTCTGAATCAGAAGGTATGCTTAGTGAAGTTGAAAATGCAATGTGGGAGTCCGACGAAGAGGAGAACGACTCAGTACATTTGAAACGAGCCAGTAGTGTTAACTACAAGAGCAGCAGCAGCGACGATGATGAACATAATGATCAATTAAAGAGCAACAAAAAGAATGGTGTGAGGGATCATAATAATTTTAACGCACCAAAGAGTGTGAGAGGTAGGCAAGAAGGAATTGACAGAACTAAATCCGAGTCCACGGATGTCTTCAGCGGTTCGGAAGACTGGACGTGGAAATCAGATGGTGAGGAGGACTCCCCCACAAGCCTAAATAATAGTAATGTGGTCAAAAGTGATATCCATAAGAAGAGATCGCCAAAGGATGCAGACGAGGCTTGGGACAGTGATTAG
- the LOC127118931 gene encoding CRM-domain containing factor CFM9, mitochondrial isoform X1: MFSVRNLQRHCSFKPFSSFFQLQPNLFRSVVVPLGQGIEQRNIDDDKVSFYCYVKPMNLLNGSLYRTMSTSRGRSMRSKVERRMQKESGKTLREIRRAKKLKKKLMTEEERLVYNLKRAKKKIALLLQKLKKYDLPELPPPRHDPELFTPEQLQAYKKIGFKNKNYVPVGVRGVFGGVVQNMHLHWKFHETVQVCCDNFPKEKIKEMASMLARLSGGIVLNVHNVKTIIMFRGRNYRQPKNLIPINTLTKRKALFKARFEQALESQKLNIKKIEQELRRMGVNPEDPTAMASIQRVASTFFNAIDKKEGSPYVFRGDKPSVIEPNEGLEESDPSADSDQEELDRFIADIEDAADKEYEEEEAKEKEEFGRLRYWNREEYGGRFRRPDDSRNDNFDGEVRGSRARQPIHPKYRTNDSDDEENAHFDNDDEEDDDDDEWHSGSIVDDIDIENNSDGSDEARGRFKESRGRGERKNSVGIGKAQVNGGPSRHSEAKFMRNIAIQGSESEGMLSEVENAMWESDEEENDSVHLKRASSVNYKSSSSDDDEHNDQLKSNKKNGVRDHNNFNAPKSVRGRQEGIDRTKSESTDVFSGSEDWTWKSDGEEDSPTSLNNSNVVKSDIHKKRSPKDADEAWDSD; this comes from the exons ATGTTTAGTGTTAGAAATCTTCAGAGACATTGCTCCTTCAAACCCTTTTCTTCATTCTTTCAACTTCAACCAAATCTCTTCAG AAGTGTTGTTGTGCCTTTAGGACAAGGAATAGAGCAAAGAAACATCGATGATGATAAAGTTAGTTTTTATTGTTATGTTAAACCGATGAATCTTTTGAATGGATCGTTATATCGGACAATGTCAACGTCGAGAGGAAGGAGTATGCGAAGCAAGGTAGAaagaagaatgcaaaaagagTCTGGTAAGACATTAAGGGAGATTCGAAGAGCTAAAAAGTTGAAGAAGAAACTTATGACCGAGGAGGAGCGGCTCGTTTACAATCTCAAAAGA GCGAAGAAGAAAATTGCATTGCTGCTACAAAAACTCAAGAAATATGACTTGCCAGAGCTGCCTCCTCCACGGCATGATCCAGAGCTCTTTACTCCCGAACAGCTCCAGGCGTATAAAAAAATTGGATTCAAGAATAAGAATTATGTTCCTGTTGGTGTTCGTGGAGTCTTTGGAGGAGTTGTACAAAATATGCATCTCCATTGGAAGTTTCATGAAACTGTCCAAGTTTGTTGTGACAACTTCCCCAAGGAAAAGATAAAAGAAATGGCTTCAATGCTTGCAAGATTGAGTGGCGGGATTGTGCTTAACGTTCATAATGTGAAAACAATCATTATGTTCCGTGGTAGAAATTATCGGCAACCCAAAAACTTGATACCAATTAATACCCTTACAAAGAGGAAG GCTCTATTCAAGGCTAGATTTGAGCAAGCTCTTGAATCTCAGAAGCTAAATATCAAGAAAATTGAACAAGAGCTCCGACGAATGGGAGTAAATCCTGAGGATCCAACTGCAATGGCCAGCATCCAAAGAGTTGCTTCCACATTCTTCAATGCCATTGACAAGAAAGAAGGAAGCCCTTATGTCTTCCGTGGGGATAAGCCGTCGGTTATAGAACCTAACGAAGGTTTGGAAGAATCGGATCCTTCTGCTGATAGTGATCAGGAGGAGCTGGATCGTTTCATTGCTGATATAGAGGATGCTGCGGATAAAGAATATGAAGAAGAAGAGGCCAAAGAAAAAGAAGAGTTTGGCAGACTTAGATATTGGAATAGAGAAGAGTATGGTGGAAGATTCAGAAGACCAGATGATTCTAGAAATGACAACTTTGATGGGGAGGTTAGAGGTTCAAGGGCTCGACAGCCAATACATCCCAAGTATCGGACAAACGATAGCGACGATGAAGAAAATGCTCATTTTGACAATGATGACGAggaggatgatgatgatgatgagtggCATTCCGGTAGTATTGTAGATGATATTGATATTGAAAACAATTCTGATGGATCCGATGAAGCTAGAGGCAGGTTCAAGGAAAGTAGGGGGAGAGGAGAAAGGAAAAATAGTGTCGGTATTGGCAAGGCTCAAGTTAATGGCGGTCCGAGCAGACACAGCGAAGCTAAATTTATGAGGAATATAGCCATACAAGGTTCTGAATCAGAAGGTATGCTTAGTGAAGTTGAAAATGCAATGTGGGAGTCCGACGAAGAGGAGAACGACTCAGTACATTTGAAACGAGCCAGTAGTGTTAACTACAAGAGCAGCAGCAGCGACGATGATGAACATAATGATCAATTAAAGAGCAACAAAAAGAATGGTGTGAGGGATCATAATAATTTTAACGCACCAAAGAGTGTGAGAGGTAGGCAAGAAGGAATTGACAGAACTAAATCCGAGTCCACGGATGTCTTCAGCGGTTCGGAAGACTGGACGTGGAAATCAGATGGTGAGGAGGACTCCCCCACAAGCCTAAATAATAGTAATGTGGTCAAAAGTGATATCCATAAGAAGAGATCGCCAAAGGATGCAGACGAGGCTTGGGACAGTGATTAG